One Halioglobus japonicus DNA segment encodes these proteins:
- a CDS encoding TonB-dependent receptor, whose product MHKVRSTATTVSLAVAASTAAVIPLSAQAQMVLEEVIVTARKREESLQETPIAVTALSARAMEELGVRDISDLRKVAPNVDVYDGNGSTGTGSIYIRGIGARNEGVNFDSGVGIYLDGIYVSRTSGAVLDNVDLQSVQVLRGPQGTLFGKNTTGGAVLYTTNKPTEELSGHAELMAGNYDQFTAKLTGNLPLIGDTLLSRFSIYSNSRDGYVTNRANGNPDITDGQEFNDIDRKGAQAQLRYNASDNLVFDLNYMYSETDQSARGMDCEVVDSVPGSGWQADLQNSFIIVPSTGQTIQEWCAENNSLGIDNVQADLDRPGYRAETNTLGLTVDWEFEDHSFKSITAWRKTESGFSQEIDAIGIPVLVRTNYDEPFADDYITDAYSQEFQFSGSVFDDSLEYVVGLYGFWEDSDSGPRVEPSGPFFGALFIPNVAYYTASHTSLTSKNTAWSAFGQADWSFHDDWRLTLGLRYTEEERELTRSFRVADISQIATTGDASNIVSEQFVLFPSGPETFNPNHGYVVPDDPLADQEDKVDDSAVTPMASLQYSFGESGFISGGSAYLSATNGFLSGGISDTLDIETGLMERYDPEEVWNYELGLKIDTLDRQLRINMALFYTDYEDRQLTTVKINPVDGRIAGSLINAESSRIAGVEFETMYLPTENLQIMANITFNDGEIKEYNDDRILSIPEGGAPAECDVVTVGTGDVMTCPVDRSDENLPRLPEAIYYLAAQYTWDTSIGDIVAMGAWSYRQDVDNCFDRSSCLSGLYLNDQEDFSARLTWLSNDENMRLTAFGTNLTDERYIVGGVPLVDVTQTAGVVYSPPRMYGLEFAYSF is encoded by the coding sequence ATGCATAAGGTTCGCTCAACTGCTACAACCGTCTCACTGGCCGTGGCTGCTAGCACCGCCGCCGTCATTCCCCTTAGCGCCCAGGCGCAAATGGTCCTCGAAGAAGTGATTGTCACCGCCCGAAAACGGGAAGAATCGCTGCAGGAAACACCAATCGCCGTCACTGCCTTGTCCGCCAGGGCCATGGAAGAACTCGGTGTGCGCGATATTTCCGATCTGCGTAAGGTCGCGCCAAATGTCGATGTCTATGACGGCAATGGATCAACGGGCACCGGCAGCATCTACATCCGCGGCATTGGCGCGCGCAATGAAGGGGTGAATTTTGATTCCGGGGTGGGAATTTACCTGGATGGAATCTATGTCTCGCGGACCTCCGGCGCGGTGCTGGACAATGTTGACCTGCAATCGGTGCAAGTATTACGCGGACCACAAGGAACTCTATTTGGAAAAAACACGACGGGTGGCGCTGTGCTCTATACCACCAATAAGCCCACGGAGGAGTTGTCTGGCCACGCAGAACTGATGGCAGGCAACTATGATCAGTTCACTGCCAAGCTTACCGGCAACCTGCCGTTAATCGGCGACACCCTGCTATCGCGATTCTCGATTTACAGCAATAGCCGGGACGGCTACGTCACCAATCGCGCCAACGGCAACCCCGACATTACCGACGGCCAGGAATTCAACGATATTGATCGCAAAGGTGCCCAGGCCCAGCTGCGCTACAACGCCAGCGACAACCTCGTCTTTGACCTCAACTACATGTACTCGGAAACTGACCAGTCTGCCCGCGGCATGGACTGCGAGGTGGTGGATTCTGTTCCCGGGTCGGGCTGGCAGGCGGACCTGCAAAACTCCTTCATCATCGTCCCCTCCACCGGCCAGACCATTCAGGAGTGGTGTGCAGAGAACAACAGCCTGGGCATTGATAACGTCCAGGCCGACCTGGACCGTCCCGGTTATCGCGCGGAGACCAATACTCTGGGCCTGACCGTCGACTGGGAGTTCGAAGATCACAGTTTCAAGAGCATCACCGCCTGGCGGAAAACCGAATCCGGGTTCTCCCAGGAGATCGATGCCATTGGCATACCGGTGCTGGTGCGCACCAACTACGACGAGCCGTTTGCCGACGACTACATCACCGACGCCTACAGCCAGGAGTTCCAATTCTCCGGCTCAGTCTTTGACGACTCGCTTGAGTACGTGGTGGGTTTGTACGGGTTCTGGGAAGATTCCGACTCGGGTCCGCGGGTAGAGCCCTCGGGCCCGTTCTTCGGTGCACTGTTTATTCCCAATGTGGCCTACTACACGGCATCGCACACCAGCCTGACCTCCAAGAACACGGCGTGGTCGGCCTTTGGCCAGGCGGACTGGAGTTTTCACGATGACTGGCGCCTCACGCTGGGCCTGCGATATACCGAAGAGGAGAGGGAGCTTACCCGTTCTTTCCGGGTAGCGGATATCTCTCAGATCGCTACGACCGGAGACGCCAGCAACATTGTGTCCGAGCAGTTTGTGCTGTTCCCCAGCGGCCCCGAAACCTTTAACCCCAATCACGGTTACGTTGTTCCGGACGACCCGCTGGCAGATCAGGAGGATAAGGTCGACGACTCGGCCGTTACCCCAATGGCCAGCCTGCAATATAGCTTTGGTGAATCTGGCTTCATCTCCGGGGGGTCGGCGTACCTGTCGGCAACCAATGGCTTCCTGTCAGGCGGCATCAGCGACACCCTGGATATTGAGACCGGACTGATGGAACGATACGACCCCGAGGAAGTATGGAACTATGAGCTGGGCCTGAAGATCGACACACTGGACCGTCAGCTGCGCATCAATATGGCGCTGTTCTACACCGACTATGAGGACCGCCAGCTCACCACGGTAAAGATTAACCCTGTTGATGGACGCATTGCCGGGTCCCTGATTAACGCTGAGTCGTCTCGCATCGCGGGCGTTGAATTCGAAACCATGTACCTGCCCACCGAAAATCTGCAGATCATGGCCAACATTACTTTCAATGACGGCGAAATCAAGGAGTACAACGATGACCGGATTCTCTCGATCCCGGAGGGCGGGGCACCGGCTGAATGCGATGTGGTCACCGTGGGTACCGGTGATGTAATGACCTGCCCGGTCGACCGCTCCGACGAAAACCTGCCGCGCCTGCCAGAGGCGATCTACTATCTCGCTGCCCAGTACACCTGGGATACCAGCATCGGCGACATTGTCGCTATGGGCGCCTGGTCTTATCGGCAGGATGTGGATAACTGCTTCGACCGCAGCAGCTGCCTGTCAGGGCTTTACCTCAACGACCAGGAAGACTTTTCCGCACGCCTCACCTGGCTCTCCAACGATGAGAACATGCGCCTCACCGCCTTCGGTACCAACCTCACGGATGAGCGCTATATCGTCGGTGGTGTACCGTTGGTAGATGTCACCCAGACCGCCGGGGTGGTATACAGCCCGCCGCGCATGTACGGGCTGGAGTTCGCTTACTCGTTCTGA
- a CDS encoding cytochrome c peroxidase, whose translation MVGLAKYLQRKSRSYLSVLVARDLLATLLVLALLSTMGGANALPEVIGQGVDGPGLDDSPAEYAILNGPAGMAFDGRGNLFFADHFNHRVCRVDAITGTVSTVAGDGQQGFSGDGGSALEARLNGPFDVAIGGNYLFISDSYNHRVRAVNLLDGTISTVAGSGETASDRRAGAGLEVSLKHPKSIAYMPGGRLIIGDSIRGSLLALQINAGMVRPVLLPSPAASLSPMTRARRLSHYSSYELAAAPGGALYVSDYDASVVYRLGVSESDSVIWLDASRRFEGRPIRGPMGVAVGPDGEVHVVDSGNSRLLTFDQSSREPLAVMAYADAATNSLETKSSPSHLAVSGDGDLWQAHFLNGRLDRMGTTRHMPSPAKRQSDVQALASLIFSPLELPVSQDAGKKSRIRLGQRLFHDPRLSASNQVSCATCHDVTGRYGVDNKTLPVGNNGEIGVFNTPTVFNAALSDHLMFDGSAVSLKSQAKRVLVNFREMGNSDGDAIAAELRQIAGYLELFAKAFSEGEEETLTFDNIAVALAEYQETLITPSPFDRFLKGDSSALSAEATAGLLLFMEQGCAGCHSGAVLGGRLLSTKNPMLRLRRNLANNLGRTARVRVPQLRNVTRTQPYLHRGSAETIEAAIQQQHRLYTIDYYAYARSPSMGDENMRQLIAFLQSLQGRPSDSRTTVPPLIHAAAN comes from the coding sequence GTGGTTGGTCTTGCCAAGTATTTACAGAGGAAAAGTCGCAGCTATCTATCGGTCCTTGTTGCGAGAGACCTTCTTGCAACGTTGCTTGTCCTGGCGCTGCTATCGACGATGGGTGGCGCGAACGCGTTGCCAGAGGTGATTGGGCAGGGCGTTGATGGTCCGGGCCTTGATGACTCTCCCGCTGAATATGCGATTCTGAATGGGCCGGCCGGAATGGCGTTCGATGGGCGTGGAAACCTTTTCTTTGCCGACCACTTTAACCACAGGGTTTGTCGAGTTGATGCGATAACCGGGACTGTGTCGACAGTCGCTGGTGATGGGCAGCAGGGATTTTCCGGGGATGGTGGCAGCGCGCTCGAGGCTAGATTGAATGGGCCTTTCGATGTGGCCATTGGCGGAAATTACCTATTCATCTCGGATAGCTATAATCATCGCGTCAGGGCCGTTAATTTACTCGATGGCACTATCAGCACGGTGGCTGGGTCTGGCGAAACAGCTTCAGATCGGCGTGCGGGAGCAGGTCTGGAGGTTAGCCTTAAGCATCCCAAGTCAATCGCATATATGCCTGGCGGCAGACTGATTATCGGCGACTCAATCCGTGGTTCCCTGCTAGCTTTGCAGATCAATGCTGGTATGGTGCGCCCGGTGTTACTGCCTTCTCCCGCGGCGTCCTTATCGCCCATGACAAGAGCCAGGCGCCTCAGCCACTATTCATCGTATGAGCTAGCGGCAGCGCCAGGTGGAGCGCTGTATGTAAGTGATTACGACGCCTCCGTGGTTTATCGATTGGGGGTTTCCGAAAGTGACAGTGTTATTTGGCTGGATGCCAGCCGACGCTTTGAAGGCCGGCCGATACGAGGGCCCATGGGGGTTGCTGTTGGGCCAGATGGTGAAGTGCATGTTGTAGATTCAGGTAACTCTAGGCTTCTAACTTTTGACCAGAGCAGTCGCGAACCGCTCGCCGTCATGGCCTATGCTGACGCTGCAACCAATAGCCTGGAAACGAAATCCAGTCCGTCTCATTTAGCCGTCTCTGGTGACGGTGATCTCTGGCAGGCTCACTTCCTGAATGGGCGTCTTGATAGGATGGGCACGACCAGGCACATGCCATCGCCAGCAAAACGACAATCTGACGTTCAAGCGCTCGCCAGTTTGATCTTCTCTCCACTGGAATTGCCAGTATCACAAGATGCGGGTAAAAAAAGCCGAATAAGGCTCGGGCAAAGGCTTTTCCATGATCCAAGGCTATCTGCGTCTAATCAGGTGTCCTGCGCTACCTGCCATGATGTGACAGGGCGTTATGGTGTGGACAACAAGACGCTGCCGGTTGGTAATAATGGTGAGATTGGTGTCTTCAATACTCCTACGGTGTTTAATGCTGCACTTAGTGATCATTTGATGTTTGACGGCAGCGCAGTATCCCTGAAGTCGCAGGCAAAAAGGGTGTTGGTCAATTTTCGCGAGATGGGAAATTCAGATGGTGATGCAATTGCGGCTGAATTGAGGCAGATCGCAGGCTACTTGGAGTTGTTCGCGAAAGCTTTTTCTGAAGGTGAAGAAGAGACTTTAACGTTCGACAACATAGCGGTAGCACTAGCTGAGTATCAGGAAACGCTGATAACCCCTTCGCCTTTCGATAGATTCCTTAAGGGTGACTCTTCGGCGCTGTCTGCCGAAGCGACTGCTGGGCTGCTACTGTTCATGGAGCAAGGATGTGCAGGGTGCCACTCCGGAGCTGTGCTGGGCGGCAGACTGTTGAGTACCAAAAATCCGATGCTTCGGCTTCGACGAAATCTGGCAAACAACCTTGGTAGAACAGCGCGGGTGAGGGTGCCGCAGCTGCGAAATGTAACGCGTACGCAGCCATACTTGCACCGGGGTTCAGCAGAGACTATCGAGGCGGCCATACAGCAGCAACATCGTCTCTACACTATCGACTACTATGCATACGCCAGATCACCTAGTATGGGTGACGAGAACATGAGGCAGCTGATTGCCTTTCTTCAGAGTTTGCAGGGGCGTCCCTCGGATTCGCGCACCACAGTGCCGCCTCTGATTCATGCGGCTGCGAATTGA
- a CDS encoding nuclear transport factor 2 family protein, whose product MATENELRSIVHRYFDCWNRHAATDAAEFFCEDGILYDGYLKESFRGAVIKEYIESTLDEVPNLKFEIVDELYSPAENRCVLQVLSTWINAGDSATCAVESAEFFEIENGRIKSEKSFYQWRSADSLTDQDRALITRYIQSWNDYDAAEVSDCFTENGIYEDAVTKQRYFGKELPVYIQSCLREGTDLRYELLDDASRISDRRVLIQTLTSGFDKPDGRYFEQESIEILDIEDGRILSTKVFYEDIVLDAYTADQVDLAASYIQCWSQRDTSALLAKLTDNAVFEDAVSGEKMGFDALAGYCDKVYARVPDLVVEHVSDISLTAADSIVFRVVSRGHCGIERPFSVDCMIVLKITGEKINAVQVFYENVDEQEVREKQAPAVRVGVDVSSAMRRKYQRSGLSDADKNLYKVRLSSVMHDQKIFKDNDLSLPKLASFIGISSNHLSQLINSEFGVNFFDFVNRMRIEESKVLLRDEQCKDTILKIAIEVGFNSTSTFYSAFKKFTGESPIKYRKHASQGLKAVLPIDRQKPIRESGTR is encoded by the coding sequence ATGGCCACAGAAAACGAACTCAGAAGTATCGTGCACCGATATTTCGATTGCTGGAATCGCCACGCGGCAACAGACGCTGCTGAATTCTTCTGCGAGGATGGCATCCTATATGACGGCTATCTCAAGGAGTCCTTCCGGGGCGCAGTCATTAAAGAATATATTGAGAGCACACTGGATGAAGTGCCTAACCTCAAGTTTGAAATTGTCGATGAACTCTACAGCCCGGCAGAGAATCGCTGTGTGCTTCAGGTGCTGTCAACTTGGATCAACGCCGGTGACAGCGCTACATGTGCTGTCGAAAGCGCAGAGTTTTTTGAGATAGAGAATGGTCGAATAAAGTCTGAGAAGTCTTTCTACCAGTGGCGGTCAGCTGACTCACTGACTGATCAAGACCGAGCGCTGATTACGAGATATATACAATCCTGGAATGACTATGACGCAGCGGAGGTTAGTGACTGCTTTACTGAGAATGGAATCTATGAAGATGCCGTTACAAAGCAGCGTTATTTTGGCAAGGAACTACCGGTCTATATTCAATCCTGTTTAAGGGAAGGCACCGATTTGCGCTATGAGCTACTCGATGATGCCTCCAGGATCTCAGACAGGCGCGTGCTAATTCAAACGCTCACCAGCGGCTTTGATAAGCCAGATGGACGATACTTCGAGCAAGAGAGTATTGAGATCCTTGACATCGAAGACGGGAGAATATTATCCACCAAGGTCTTTTACGAAGACATTGTGCTGGACGCATACACTGCCGATCAGGTCGATCTTGCGGCTAGTTATATCCAGTGTTGGAGCCAGCGTGACACGAGCGCTTTGCTTGCCAAGCTTACAGACAATGCAGTGTTTGAAGACGCCGTCTCGGGCGAAAAGATGGGTTTTGATGCCCTGGCTGGGTACTGCGATAAGGTGTATGCGCGTGTGCCCGATTTAGTGGTCGAACATGTTAGCGATATTTCGCTTACGGCAGCCGACAGCATCGTGTTTAGAGTTGTAAGTCGAGGTCACTGTGGGATAGAAAGACCTTTTTCAGTCGACTGCATGATTGTCCTCAAGATCACCGGCGAGAAAATAAATGCCGTGCAGGTTTTTTATGAGAACGTTGATGAGCAGGAGGTCAGAGAAAAGCAGGCGCCTGCGGTAAGAGTTGGCGTCGATGTCTCGTCGGCGATGAGACGTAAGTACCAGAGGTCGGGCTTGTCTGATGCTGACAAAAATCTTTACAAAGTTCGACTTTCTTCAGTAATGCACGACCAGAAGATTTTTAAGGATAATGATCTGTCTCTGCCTAAGCTGGCCTCATTTATCGGCATCTCGAGTAATCATTTGTCTCAGTTGATAAATAGTGAATTCGGCGTCAACTTCTTTGACTTTGTTAATCGTATGAGAATCGAAGAGTCAAAAGTTTTGCTTAGAGACGAACAATGCAAAGACACCATACTCAAGATCGCGATAGAAGTGGGTTTCAATTCCACATCAACTTTCTACTCTGCGTTCAAGAAGTTTACGGGGGAAAGCCCGATCAAATATCGAAAGCACGCGTCGCAGGGCCTCAAGGCGGTGTTACCTATTGATCGGCAAAAGCCAATTAGAGAATCTGGAACGCGCTGA
- a CDS encoding efflux RND transporter periplasmic adaptor subunit, which yields MSRNVISAAVIAGLVGLWMAAGTFTVEETATAQASNPTLAGSTVPAGGLSRVRVNVIAAEFRARNVILRGKTEAKRMVDVKAEVAGGVVARPVERGMKVAAGDLLCELALDDRGVAVQEAQAALETARIELQGSRKLRDDGLLSEVATADAQARKESALAHLHRQKLNLARTRITAPFDGLVEDLHLNVGDYAVPGETCVRLIELDPMLVRADVTESEVENLAVGQDVTGISLAGRRIAGQLSFVGTQSDSVTRTYPVEVTVDNRDYSIRSGLTVTMSIGVEKVPAHLVASSLLSLDDTGALGLRTIDDSNRVVFSPVDILEDGFGGVWVTGLPDKVNLITVGQEYVAPGDIVDPVFVSKSGDQVALR from the coding sequence ATGTCCAGAAACGTTATCTCTGCCGCCGTTATCGCGGGCCTTGTAGGTCTGTGGATGGCCGCTGGCACTTTTACGGTGGAAGAGACAGCGACTGCGCAGGCGTCCAACCCCACATTGGCGGGTAGCACAGTGCCGGCGGGCGGACTCAGCCGCGTTCGAGTCAATGTCATTGCCGCCGAGTTCCGCGCGCGCAATGTGATATTGCGCGGCAAAACCGAGGCCAAGCGCATGGTTGATGTGAAGGCAGAAGTTGCCGGTGGTGTCGTGGCGCGGCCGGTGGAACGGGGTATGAAGGTGGCGGCGGGTGATCTGCTTTGCGAACTGGCCCTCGATGATCGAGGCGTCGCCGTTCAGGAGGCACAAGCCGCTCTGGAGACGGCGCGTATCGAGCTCCAGGGCAGTCGCAAGCTGCGCGATGATGGGCTGTTGTCAGAGGTCGCGACAGCGGATGCCCAGGCGCGCAAGGAGAGTGCCCTCGCGCACCTCCATCGACAGAAGCTCAATCTGGCGAGGACTCGGATCACGGCGCCCTTTGACGGATTGGTCGAAGATCTGCACCTGAACGTGGGCGACTATGCCGTGCCCGGGGAAACCTGTGTGCGGCTTATCGAGCTTGACCCGATGCTGGTCCGCGCCGATGTCACAGAGAGTGAGGTCGAGAATCTGGCCGTGGGACAGGATGTGACAGGGATAAGCCTGGCCGGTCGGCGCATCGCTGGCCAATTATCGTTCGTTGGCACGCAGAGCGACTCTGTGACCCGGACGTATCCGGTGGAAGTTACCGTCGACAACAGGGACTACAGCATCCGCTCTGGCCTGACAGTGACGATGAGCATCGGCGTCGAGAAAGTACCGGCCCACCTGGTGGCTTCTTCGCTCCTCAGTCTGGACGACACGGGAGCGCTGGGGTTGCGTACCATTGACGATTCCAACCGAGTTGTCTTCAGCCCGGTGGATATTCTGGAGGACGGCTTTGGCGGCGTCTGGGTCACTGGCCTGCCGGACAAGGTGAACTTGATTACCGTGGGCCAGGAGTACGTGGCGCCGGGAGATATTGTAGACCCCGTCTTCGTCAGCAAGTCCGGTGACCAGGTCGCGCTTCGATGA
- a CDS encoding midcut-by-XrtH protein: protein MSIKHAWAAISSLTLSSVAFAQTSGTLTYGPAPVSSAPAVPVPIPSLLLIPLAVLMAVIGYRTLRGPQGRKLLSVMLLGAGLTLSALGSLNIPQALASMLELDNPEGGVINLPIVPAEISNTSGVALKLGTLSIDRSCTSKAPSTTQCESDLILESGESCAVDYDCKKVVFLTSTLQDGNLGGLAGADAICQNRAADAGLQNPDNYKAWLSDSAVSVADRFAQSEYPYVRTDGTVHANDWDDLLNCEVDLSQIVLAPNCPEIEYDEYGEFVPALGTFLNQDSAGNSFTVKVGYWDYTAPNGESEFNTLNCNDWTRPQDFTDAQWDAQDGSIGDFGRARALSVIRASCSAEAPLLCFEQ, encoded by the coding sequence ATGAGCATCAAACATGCATGGGCGGCGATTTCATCGCTGACACTTTCTTCAGTCGCATTCGCGCAAACAAGCGGTACCCTGACATATGGACCTGCGCCAGTGAGCTCTGCACCGGCAGTGCCCGTGCCGATTCCATCGTTGCTGTTGATACCGCTTGCCGTCTTGATGGCGGTGATAGGTTATCGCACATTGCGCGGCCCGCAGGGGCGTAAATTATTGAGTGTGATGTTATTGGGGGCGGGTCTAACCCTGAGCGCACTTGGCAGTCTGAACATTCCCCAGGCATTGGCGAGTATGCTTGAGCTGGACAACCCTGAAGGCGGAGTCATTAATCTACCTATCGTCCCGGCGGAAATCAGTAATACCTCAGGTGTAGCGCTGAAGCTGGGTACTTTGAGCATTGATCGCAGCTGTACTTCTAAGGCCCCATCCACCACACAATGCGAGAGTGACCTCATCCTTGAATCGGGTGAGAGTTGCGCCGTCGATTACGACTGTAAGAAGGTTGTTTTCCTTACGAGTACCCTTCAAGACGGTAATTTGGGAGGCTTAGCCGGTGCAGACGCGATTTGCCAAAATCGTGCGGCAGACGCCGGTTTACAAAACCCCGACAATTACAAAGCATGGTTGTCTGATAGCGCCGTTTCCGTTGCGGATCGATTTGCTCAGAGTGAGTACCCGTACGTCCGTACAGACGGAACGGTCCATGCCAACGACTGGGACGACCTCTTAAATTGCGAGGTTGATCTATCCCAAATTGTCCTCGCCCCTAATTGTCCTGAGATCGAGTATGATGAATATGGAGAATTCGTGCCCGCTCTTGGCACTTTCCTTAATCAAGATTCAGCGGGCAACAGCTTCACTGTGAAGGTTGGCTACTGGGACTATACAGCGCCTAACGGTGAGAGCGAGTTCAATACACTAAATTGCAACGACTGGACACGCCCACAAGATTTCACCGACGCACAGTGGGATGCCCAAGATGGATCCATCGGTGATTTCGGCAGAGCCCGCGCTTTGTCTGTGATCAGGGCGTCTTGTAGCGCTGAAGCCCCACTTTTGTGTTTCGAACAATAA
- a CDS encoding immunoglobulin-like domain-containing protein: MIPEDGGDWYIMVHMLGGHFAVDEDGHLIPWDASVHEVMGRDSVAGNWDGENDVSVGCNARMGRRLGDTSVETGSCLAGTNGSYTHVDAPFLDQNGVAWLDENGELTQAAIDHGYDLDTEYLYFAFADEGISAQYGGPEGGAGGFLNPENQDPNRCLQWPPAGWGAPHGHGPDEVPPTLVLNGPASIGVMQFSIYDDPGAAAFDDRDGDISDSIQVMSGVDTSVLGTYTVSYLVSDEAGNSATASRTVTVSEYVDLVPPSINLIGAADLEIDFGATFEDPGATAFDNDDGDLTGQIQVEGVVDSDVSGNYFLVYSVNDAAGNTATVSRLVTVLPEPGLTLIPASPVFAPGEEIVIAYTEGTGSNRDWIGIYEAGEEPESGSSHNNYLAWAYTNGSEGSESFDSLPEGDYTAILFSDDSWDFYGDSASFSVGQAPDVTPPVIVLNGPSAMTLDYGAAYSEPGASATDDVDGNLTDAITIAGAVDTSLAGEYVLTYSVVDSAGNSSSTARVVTVSAAPEVDTVTGNWVKYIVNKDKLTIIASSSAGNPADGITLSVDGYGDMGPHGNKENRWKLVIRNIGASNVPETVTIRSSLGGVATVEVTEKL, from the coding sequence ATGATTCCTGAGGATGGTGGCGACTGGTACATCATGGTGCATATGCTTGGTGGCCATTTTGCTGTTGACGAAGATGGCCACCTCATCCCATGGGACGCCTCAGTACACGAGGTCATGGGACGTGATTCGGTCGCCGGCAACTGGGATGGCGAAAATGATGTGAGCGTGGGTTGCAATGCACGTATGGGCCGTCGCCTTGGCGACACCAGCGTGGAGACCGGATCCTGCCTTGCTGGAACCAATGGAAGTTATACGCATGTAGACGCTCCATTTCTCGACCAGAACGGGGTGGCCTGGCTAGATGAGAACGGCGAACTGACTCAGGCAGCCATTGATCATGGTTACGATTTGGACACTGAGTATCTTTACTTCGCATTTGCAGACGAAGGTATATCCGCACAGTACGGCGGCCCTGAGGGCGGTGCTGGCGGATTCTTGAACCCAGAAAATCAGGATCCAAATCGCTGCTTACAGTGGCCGCCGGCCGGGTGGGGAGCCCCGCATGGTCATGGTCCCGATGAAGTGCCACCAACGCTTGTGCTCAACGGGCCTGCAAGTATCGGGGTCATGCAGTTCTCGATCTACGACGATCCTGGCGCTGCGGCTTTTGACGATCGGGACGGTGATATTTCCGATTCGATACAAGTGATGAGTGGCGTAGATACGTCAGTGCTTGGCACGTACACGGTGTCTTACCTGGTCAGCGACGAGGCAGGCAATTCCGCCACTGCTTCCCGCACAGTTACCGTGAGTGAATACGTCGATCTAGTGCCGCCCTCGATCAACCTGATCGGAGCGGCGGATCTGGAAATTGACTTTGGTGCTACTTTTGAAGATCCCGGCGCCACCGCTTTTGATAACGATGATGGCGATCTGACGGGCCAGATTCAGGTAGAGGGCGTTGTTGATAGCGACGTATCTGGGAATTATTTCCTGGTGTACTCTGTCAACGATGCTGCGGGTAACACTGCAACAGTCAGTCGTCTGGTGACCGTGCTACCTGAGCCGGGACTGACATTGATCCCGGCTTCGCCTGTTTTTGCTCCGGGCGAGGAAATCGTCATTGCCTACACAGAAGGTACTGGCAGCAACCGCGACTGGATCGGCATTTACGAGGCAGGTGAGGAGCCTGAAAGCGGCAGTTCACATAACAACTATCTCGCTTGGGCCTACACAAACGGCAGTGAAGGTAGTGAGTCCTTTGATTCGTTGCCCGAAGGCGACTATACGGCGATTTTGTTTTCAGATGATAGCTGGGATTTCTACGGCGATTCTGCCAGCTTCTCCGTAGGGCAGGCGCCTGATGTGACGCCGCCGGTTATTGTTCTTAACGGCCCTAGTGCCATGACACTGGATTATGGAGCCGCTTACAGCGAGCCAGGAGCATCAGCAACTGATGACGTAGACGGTAATCTAACCGACGCGATCACGATAGCTGGTGCAGTGGACACCAGTCTCGCGGGTGAATACGTTTTGACCTACAGTGTGGTTGATAGCGCCGGTAATTCATCCAGCACGGCACGTGTTGTTACAGTCAGTGCAGCACCTGAGGTGGATACTGTAACAGGTAACTGGGTGAAATATATCGTCAACAAAGACAAGCTGACGATTATTGCGTCGAGTTCCGCTGGTAATCCCGCAGATGGCATTACGCTGAGCGTCGATGGTTACGGTGATATGGGTCCGCACGGCAACAAGGAGAACCGCTGGAAGTTGGTGATTAGAAATATAGGTGCAAGTAATGTACCGGAGACAGTGACGATCAGATCATCTCTGGGCGGCGTGGCAACCGTAGAAGTAACAGAGAAACTCTGA
- a CDS encoding UrcA family protein, protein MNRIVTKNILSAAAIAVTAGLSFNVAAENIDETLVEASQVPSKSVSFTRAELATEEGRLAVENRIREAAEDVCGPMDYHRAGGLAGVADSRECLDNAVDAAMSQIGADQVAAID, encoded by the coding sequence ATGAACCGTATCGTTACTAAAAACATTCTGTCCGCTGCCGCCATTGCCGTGACTGCGGGCCTGTCATTCAACGTCGCCGCCGAGAACATCGACGAGACTCTGGTCGAGGCATCCCAGGTGCCCAGCAAGAGCGTATCCTTCACCCGCGCCGAACTCGCTACTGAAGAAGGTCGCCTGGCGGTTGAGAACCGTATTCGCGAAGCGGCCGAAGATGTGTGTGGCCCCATGGATTACCACCGCGCCGGCGGCCTGGCTGGCGTCGCGGACAGCCGTGAGTGTCTCGACAATGCCGTCGATGCAGCGATGAGCCAGATCGGTGCTGACCAGGTTGCTGCTATCGACTAA